The Hyalangium gracile nucleotide sequence GGGTGACGCCCTTTCCCTGGCTCCAGCTGGGCGTCGAGGGTTCGCTCACGCAGGCGCGCTCATGGCTGGGGAGCTTCTCGGTGGGGTTCAGCTGGGCGCCTGAGCTGCACACCGGCTGGCTGGCACAGGGGCGCCTCTCCCGGCTGATCTCGGGCTCGGCGAGCTCGTTGACGGGGCCGGATCTCTACGCGTTCGTCGGCGGGTCGGTGATCTCCATCCATGGCAACAACGCGCTCACCTTCCAGGATCAGATCCCGGATCTGAATGCGGTCCTGCAGCAGATCACGGGCCGGCAGCCGCAGGCGACGTTTGGCGCCTTCCAGCTGGGGCTCGAGCTGCGCCTCAAGAACCGGATCGGCGCCGGGTTCTACCTGGAGTCGCTGCCGGGGATGGGCAGTGCCCCCGCCATCGGCGAGTACCTGGATCTGGGCCTCATCAGCTTCCACTCCCTGGGCGTGGAGGTGTCGTTTTGCTTCTAGCGCGCCTCGCCCTGCTCGCCGCGTTGCTCCCCACGGTGGCCCTCGCCCAGCGCGAGGCGAGCCGCGAGGCGCTCTCACGCCTCGAGGAGACCCTGGCCATGCGGCTGGAGGACGGGGGCGTCGGGACCAAGGATCTCCTGCCGGCGATGGTCGTCAGCGTCAACCCGGCGTTCGAGGAGACGCGCACCTGGTACCCGACCGAGGCGCTGGGGACGTTGGTGCGCGTCTTCGGCGCCGCGGGGCTCCGCTCCTGCGAGGCCTGCATGGCGCCTCGCACCTATGTCCAGGAGGGCGTGGTCGAGCAGGTCTCCACGAACCTGGGTGCCGCGGAGATCGCCCGCCTGGATGAAGCGAACCGAGGCACCTCGGCGCCCGCGCGGACCGCTATCTGGCTCGATGAGACCGCCCAGGGCGTGTCGCTACGAATCATCGATCTGCGCAACAGCCGCATCCTGCTCGCGGAGAACTTCGACGCGGCGATGATCGGCCAGGCGCGTACCCGTCGGAACCTCTCGCTCGTCCGGGAGCTCGACCGGCGGTCCCGAGGCGACAGCATCACGCACGCCTTCTTCGACGTGACGGTGTACCCCGGGCAGCACGTCTCCCTCGACTGGGTGGAGCAGTGGGGTGACACCAACGCCAACCTCTCCGGGTTCTCGCTGTCCCTCTTCGATCCGGTGCTGGGCGTGGGGGGCTCCTACTACCGCGTCATTCCGAGCGCCTTCAACATCTCGGTGGGCGGCAAGCTGCTGATGAGCCTGCCCACTGGCCTGATTCGCGGCATCAGCGGCGAGGACGTGGATGTCATCGACCCGCTGCTCACGGCGGTCTTCATGGTCCGCGTGCCCATCGCCAGGTCCAACTACGGCATCACCTTCTCCGCCTCCACCAGTGGACGGGTGGGGGTCGGCTTCTCCCTCATGAACGTCTCGCTGCTGCCCTTCCTGCCATGAGTCGACTCCTCGTCCTCATCCTCAGCCTTCCACTCCTCGCGGCCTGCTCGGCGCGCAACTACACCTACTACCTCATCGAGCCCGCGCCCCAGAAACACCCGGCGCTCCAGGAGGAGGGGACGCTGACGCGGCCGCTCGGCTTCGGCTCCACCACGGTGATGAAGGTCCGGTGGAACGACGGCAACATCATCACCGAGGTGGATGTGCCGGTGCTGTCCACGGGACAGCGCGTCGTCATCGAGCATGGGGCCGGCAGCCCCGAGGTGAAGACCATCCCCGCGTCGCGGGTGGTGCCTCCGCCGCCGACCCAGGCGGACTCCGCGCTCATCGAGGCCTATCGCGCCCGGGGGCTGCGCATCGATGAAGGCGCTCCCGAGGTGAGCATCACCCGTGCTCGCACCCTCATGCAGCAGGCGGTCAAGGAGGGCAACTACCACCTGGCGCTCGAGTGGTGCGAGGCGGTGCTGCAGCGCTACAAGTCCCATCCGGAGTTCCTGCGCGCCAAGGCCTCGCTGCTCCTGATGATGGGGGAGCGCGACAAGGCCATCGAGATCTACGAGCAGGTCGAAGCGATCGAGAGCGATCCGGAAGTCCGCAAGAAGCTGGAAGAGCTCCAGCGCCAACGAAAGTAGGAGTCGAACGTGCAGATCATTGGCCTCGTTCTTCTGGGATTCATCGTCTGGTTCGGGTTCAAGGACCGTGGAAACGCGCAGGTCATCTCCGCGTTCGACGCCCACGCCCTCGTCATGGTGGTGGTGGGCTCGTTCTCGGCGGTGCTAGTGGGCTCCAGCCGCACGAACGCGCTGCGCACGCTCCTCTGCCTGCGAGAGCTCATCCCTGGCCTGCAGACCTTCGGCAAGCAGACCTCCGCGATGGAGCTCGAGCGGGAGCAGTTCTGCACGCTGTGGCGAGAGGGCAAGCGCGGCCAGGCGCTCGCGCTGGCCGAGAAGAGCCGCTTCGATGCCATCAAGCAGCTGGTCGATCTCATCCTGAACCGCGCGCCCGAGGTCGCCAGCTCCAAGGAGTTCCTCGAGCTGCGGCACGAGGAGATCAGCCGCTGGCAGCCGGCGATCCACAACTGGGAGATGCTCTCCAAGCTGGGGCCGGCGTTCGGGATGGTGGGCACCATCACCGGCATGATCCAGCTGTTCCGCAGCATGAGCGCGGACAACCTCAACATCGGCGCCGCGATGTCCCTGGCCCTGCTCGCCACGCTCTACGGAGTGGCCTTCGGCGCTGGCATCGCGGGGCCCATCGGACACCTGCTCAATGGCCTGCTCGATGAGCGGCTGGGGTTCCTGGAGCGGTGCGAGAAGAGCGCGAACGAGCTCATTGCGCGCGGCGGAGGCTTGTCGCGGGCGGAGTCGAGGGCGGGGTAGACCATGCAACGGCGCCGGAACGGAGGCGAGGAGAGCTGGCTGCTCAGCTACGCCGACCTGATCACCAACCTGCTGCTCTTCTTCGTGGTGCTGCTCACCGCGGCCAACCTCAGCAAGGGCAAGATGCAGCAGATCGTCAAGAGCATCTCCGGGAGCGAGAGCCCTACGAGCCTCGAGTCCATTCGCAAGGAGATCGACGCGCAGATCGCCCAGAAGCAGATGCAGGAGCTGGTCCGCACGAACGTCACCGACGACGGTCTCGAGCTCTCGCTCAACTCGGGGCTCGTCTTCGACTCGGGCAAGGCGCAGATCCGTCCCGAGCTCGAGCAGACCGTCACCTCGATGCTGCAGGTGCTCGCGCCCTACTCGATGAAGTACTCCTTCGCGGTCGAGGGACACACGGACTCGACCCCCATCGTGAGCGGCGGACCGTTCGCCACGAACTGGGAGCTCTCCAGCGCGCGCGCCATCGTGGTGAGGCAGCGGCTCGAGGCCGCTGGGCTCTCGCGCTCGCGCATTCGCGTCGAGGGCTACGCCGATACCAAGCCGCTCCCCGAGGAAGAGCTCACGGGGCTCAGCCCCCAGGAGCGTCTGGCCCGGCACCGTCGTGTGGTCGTGAGGATCTACTGATGAGAAGCCTCGTTCTCTGCCTGCTCCTCGCGCTGTCGTCCAGCGCCCTGGCCCAGGAGAGCACCGTCCCGGTGCCCCAGAAGCACATCCCATCCCCCGTGCTCCTGGAGCTGCGGGCCCTCGAGCGTCAGTTCGACTCGGCGCTGCTGCGCGACTGCGCCCCCGAGCGCTGCGTCTCCAAGGGGTGCGTCTACCGAGACCACGTGGTGGTGGACATGCCGCGCTCGTCCTCGCTGCCGGGCATCGGCCAGACCGAGGGCCCCGGCAGCGTCCCGGCGCAGGAGTACCTCACGGAGGCCTCCTGTGACTTCGCGCACGAGAAGTCCGTCTCCTCGCGGGATGTCCAGGGGCTCGTCCGGCGGCTCGAGCAGCGCCTGTCGAAGGGGTGGCTCAAGGTGACCGTGGGCCGTCAGGTCCTGGAGCCGATCTCCGCGTCGCTGAGCGAGCCCCCCGCCCCCAAGCCGGAGCCGGTGCCTCCGCCCCGTGAGGAGGCTCCTCCCCCCGCCCCCGTCGCCCCCGCGCCGCCCGCCCAGTGGGAGGCGGGTGTGGCGCTCCGCGAGCTGTGGGTGAGCCTGTTGCCACACTTCTCGTGGATGATCGCCCTGATCCTCGGCACCCTGGCCGCGCTGATCATCATCTGGGCGCTTCGCCGCCTCGGGAAGGAGTCGCTCGAGGAGAAGGCGATGCTGGCGCAGCTGGCGGCCGGCACGCTCGACAAGTCGGCGGCACCAGCGGAGGCCGTGGCCGTGGGCTCCGTGGGTGGAGCCCCGGGGACGGCCAGCCCGCCCGCGGAGGATGCGGCGTTCGTCGCCGAGCAGCGGCGGCTGTGGGCGGGCCGGATGTCGGAGGCCGAGCTGGCGAAGGAGCAGAGCGTCGCCGTGGCGCTCCTCCGCCAGTGGATGAAGGCGGGAGAGTTCGAGCTGCTCGCCAAGGCGATCTTCCTCTTCGGCGACAAGCTGTCCGCGGCCTTCTCTTCGGAGGGCGAGCTCGCGATGCGCAAGGTGGGCTTCGCGGAGTACCTGCGACATGTGGACGAGCAGCAGCTGCCCTCGGACACGGAGTTCTTCCGCAAGCTCAATCACCACGCCATCTCCGCGTCGCTGCTCTCGCAGGCGGATGCGGAGAGCTTCCGGAGCATTCGCGAGGAGTTCGGAAGCGGCGGCATCGCGCACCTGATCGAGAGCCTGACGCCGCGCCATGCGGCGCTCCTCTTCGCCCTGGCGCCGGCGGACTCCCAGCACGAGGTGGCGCGCACGCTCTCGCCCGAGCTGCAGCGGAGGATCGCCAGCCAGCTGCTGCTGTCCAACCGCATGTCCCCCGAGGAGCAGAGCTATCTGTTCGAGGCGCTGGACGCCGCGCGGGCCGGCCGCTCGCTGCCGGCTCCGCCGAGGCCGGCCCAGGACACCATCCGCGACAGGGGACAGGAGTTCGACGCGGCCGGGGCGCTGTCCATCCTCCTGACGTACATCGGCGCGGAGGAGCGCCAGTCGCTCCTGACGGGCATGCTCCAGCGCTCGAGCGGCGCCTTCCCGTCCTGGTACCAGGACATCCTGTACCCGGACATGCTCATGAAGCTGCCCCAGGACGTCCAGGCGGACATGCTGCTGGAGGTGGACGTCAAGGGGCTGGCGGGCTGGTCCTCGGTGCAGCAGCCTGCGTGGCGGGAGAGCTTCATCGGCAGGCTGGCGCCGTCCATGCAGAGCGCCGTCCGCGCCAACATGACGTTCAGCTCCCAGGCGGATCAGTACCGCATGGCTCGGCGTGGCCAGGACGAGCTGGTGTCGGCGTTGAAGCGGTTGGTGGCGGGGGGCCGGGTCTCGTTCACGGAGATAGTCACCTGAGTGGATGCCATGGCCCGCATAGGTGTGCTGCTCGCGCTCGTCGCGTGCTCGGCCTGCGAGAAGGTGCCGATCGTCGACATCGAGGCCGGGTTCACGCTCGCGGATGCGGCGTGGTACTCGGAGGAGCAGACGCTCTTCATCTTCTATCGAGTCCAGGCCGAGCAGGGCATCGGGCTCGAGAGCCAGATCGAGATCTCCTACCGCACGGACGATGGTGAGGTTCCCTGGACGCCCATCACCGAGCTCACGCCGGTGCACACCCATGTGCCCGTGGACTGTGGGAACAAGGGCCGCTGTGGCAGCACCAGCCTCCAGGTCGCGCGTGCGCCCCGGAATGTCGGAGTGCGCCTGCGCTACCACAGTGATGGAGAGGTGACCCTGCCTGCCTCGGTGAAGCTCAACCTCGTTGGCGCGGGGCCGGCCCACTCCCACCGCAGCCTGGTCGTCTACGGCGTCTTCGACGAGGCCAACACCCATGTGCAGTGGCGTGCCCGCCACCAGTTCCCGACCCTTCGCAATGAGGAGGTGCAGGAGCTGGGGCTGCGCCGCACCTTCAGCGTCGGCGATTCGCGGTACGGCCACTTCGAGCAGGCGTTCGAGGTGAGCCCCTACGGCTACGCGGCCACCCCCGCGTGCCCTGGAGCGCTGACTCCGCTGGCATGGTCTCCGGTGGAGACGTTGGAGCGAGCGGTGCCCCAGGCAGAGGAGCTGCCGGCGGCGGCTTCGGCGGCGTCCATCGTCTGTGCCAGCTCGACGGTGACGGACGCGAAGGGCACCTTCCAGGCGGTGGCGCTGGCACGGAAGAACCCGGAGGTGCGCTCCGCCTTCCCGTCCTTGCGCAACCCCATCCGCCCCAACACCGTCCTGGGCTTTTTGCTGAAGCCCTGTGCGCGGTCGATCTCCGACCAACATCGGGCGATGCAGGTCCAGCGGCTCCAGCTCGCGAACTCCCCGGAGATCTGCATCGACAACTGGCGCGCTCCGGGCTTCGCGAACCAGCTCGCCGCCCGCTTCCGCGAGCGGATCGACGAGGTGCGTGCTCAGGGAAAGGACATGGTGCTCTCCTTGTCCCTGCACCACGACGATACGAGCGGGCAGCTCGCGGCCGTCCTCGAGGATGCGCTGGAGCAGGTCCTCCCCTTCGAGCGTGACAAGAGCACCCCCCGAGTCAGTGGGGCCTTCGTGTTCGACAGCTTCGGCTATGAGCTCGTGAGCTCGGAGCTCAAGCACCTCGTGCTCTGGTGCCCCGCGTCGCTGGGGGATGATCTCGACGAGCTCCCATCGGCGGCCCAGCGCTCGTGCCCCTTGCTGCCGGACACCCCCGACCTGAAGCTCGGGCCCTTCCGCTTCTCGAACCTGCCCATTCTTCCTACCCGCGCGCAGTACTTGAAGTTCATCGACAAGTACTCCGACGGTCAGGCAGGCCGGATGCGCGAGCTGCTCTTCCTGGCGCCCGAGCGGACTCCGCTCTCGCAGAACGCCCAGGTCGGGGAGTTTGGGGTCGCCACCTTCTTCAACAATGAGATCCTCACGGCGGCTCCGAGCGACGCGTTCTCCTATTGCCAGCCCGAGGATCCGCGCGCGTCCGCGGTGATCTTCCGCACCTCCTTGGATCCCAATCCCCTGCCGCTGGAGATCCTGCCCGAGCTTCACGAGCAGCTTCCGCAGTCAGCCTACGCGCTGGGGCTGTTCTGGGACTTCCCCTTCCTCCTGCGTGCCGAGTACGAAGTCATCGTCGCCGGGGCGGCCAGCGCGTTCTCGCTCACGGTGCCGTTCGGCATCTCGAGCTCGGACCAGGCGTATTACGGCACCGACCTGTGGGAGGGTGGAGAGTTCCCGCTCAGCACGACGCTCTTGCAGTGCACCCGCTTCTGCGACCACCCGACCTTCGACTCCGCCGGGGTCTACAATGTCGGCGCGAGCTTCCGCGGGAGCTACCGGAAGCAGTGCTATCGACCGCGCTACCCGGTTGCCGGCGCAGGAGGCTTCCCGCTTGATCCGTAGCGCGCTCCTCATCGCCGTCCTGGGGCTGTCGTCGGCGACTCTGGCCGCCGAGGAGCCTCCTCCTGCCTCCGCCGAGCCTGCTCGCGGCGAGGCTGGAGCGTCGCCAGACTCGGACACGCCCCAGCAGCCCGAGCAGCCCGAGCAGCCGAAGAAGGAAGAGCCTGCTCCCGAAGTGGCCGAGGAGGACGAGTCTCTCGAGCGTCATCGCACGCCCTTCGAGGTGCTCAATGAGCGGATGATTGGCGTTGCCTCTCGCTCCGTGCGCTTCGACTGGCGCAAGAGGACGGTAGGCGTCGGACTGATTGGCAGCCAGCTCCTCGAGTACAACAACTTCAGCACCACGCGGTTCGGAGCGCTCGTCCGCAAGCCGCTGGGCAGCTTCATGGGGGAGCTCGCCATCACCCGGGTCGTGACCTGGGGGAGCAGGAGCACCGAGAAGCTGGCGCTGACTCCGTATCGCCAGTCCGGGCGCCCCAGTCGATTCGAGCTGGACGTCAACGTCGGCTATCCCCTGGCGGAGGGGGTGGCGACGTCGCGACCCGGGTTCTTCCCCGCGACCGAGCTCGTGTTCTCCGCGAGCGCGGGTTTCCGGTATGCGTTCTACCCGGGGGCGCTCTCGGGCGCGAGCTTCGGCCAGGTCGCCAGGTCCGTCATCGCTCCGCGGCTGTCGCAGAAGGAGGTGGAGAATCTCGAGCGCAAGCTGCCACCCGGCATGCAGCTCGATGAAGCGCGTTACAACCTGCTCACGGGCCTCAACCTGGACATCTACTTCCAGAGCGGGGGCTTTCTCACGCCACGCGCCATGATCGCGCTGCCCATCACGGGAACCGAGCTGGGCTTGTGGTGGGAGCTGACGTTCAGCGCCGGGTGGATGTTCTGATGTCCCGGGCGGGCTTCATCCTCGCGCTCGTCCTGGCGACGGCCGCCTTCGCGGGCGACGCGCTCCCGAAGCAGACCCTCGTCTTCTACAACGCGCGGCTGGCTCTCCGGGAGGATCAGCCCACGGAGGCGCTCAAGCTGTGGCTGCTGCGAAACGGCCTGGTGGAGCAGGGCGAGCGCGGTCTCCATGACGAGGACTTCCGCTCGGTCGTCTGGGCCGCGCTGGGCGAGCTGGGCCTGTGCCAGGACGGCTTTCCCAAGGACGATCACGGCGCGGGGCTGTGGCCGATCGCGCTGCACAACCAGATCGTCTACTCGATGACGAAGGGGGCCCCCCCGGACGTGCCGCCACCGTTCGACGCCTTCGAGGTGGGGCGCCAGCAGCGGTTCGTCTCCCTGAATGACGTCCTCTCGACGGCGGAGCTGCGCTCGGTCACCTTCCATCGCACCTTCTGCGTGCTTCCGCGCCTCACGCTGCTGGAGGCGGGGGAGGTGCCCTGGAAGGATCTCAGCGATCGACTCTCCGCCGGGCTGCTGATGCGGCGGCTCCTGGTGAAGTCGCTCGACACGCTGGTGCGCGAGAAGGTCCAGAACGTCGCCGCGGTGGAGGCGCGCATCTTCGATCTCGATCTCGCCATCTCGGAGCTGATCTCTCGCCAGACCCGCCAGGCGGGCTTCGCGGCGAAGCAGCATGCCAGGAGCCTCGGAGTCTCCGAAGTGGGCGCCCAGGAGGCGCGTGACGCGGCCTCGGTGTGGCCGGCGAACTCGGCGCAGGCAGACTTCCTGCGGAGATCCCTGACCTGGCAGGCCAGGGAGTGGTTGATGTTGAGCCGGGCCCGGCGTCTCTCCCTGTTCGCGCAGGCGCGCTCCCACTCCAAGGATCCGGAGGCCCTGGAGCGGCTGGTGCTGTCCGTCATCGACGGGCTGATGGAGCGAGGGGAGGCGGAGGAGCTGGAGGCATGGATCGGCTTCCTGGACGCGCGTGACGTGCCAGCCCGGCGCAACGCCCTCATCGCGGGCGAGCGAGGCAAGCGGCTGCTGGAGCTCGACCCCAGCAAAGGCTTCCGGGAGCGCTCTGTCATCGCCCTGCACCGAGGCGTCGCGTTCCTCGAGGCCGGGCAGCTCGAGGAGTCGCTCCGCTCGTTCGCGTACGCGATGGCGAACGCGGAGGTGTCCCGTGAGTCCGCCACGACGCTGGCGCTCTCCCGGCGATGGTTGTCGTATGTGCTGTCGCGCTATCGGACCAGCGAGGAGATCCTCGCCATGCTGAAGGCGCTGGTGCCGAAGCAGGAATACAACTCGATCGCGGAGGACCTCGTCTGGAAGGCCGCGCTCCGAGCGGATGCGGCATCGTTCGATCGGGTGGTGGAGAGCATCCGGCGTGGGACCGCGCTCGATGCGCGCGTGGAGAGGCTCCGGCCGCTGGCGCATGGGAAGGCAGGGGAGATGGTCGCGGGGCTGCGCGACGCGGCCGCCGAGGAGCCCTACCTCACGCTGCGCTTCATTCGGCAGTTCCTCGAGAACCTCGAGGCCGAGGAGGCGGATGTGCGCTCGGCGAACATCCCCACCTTGAAGCTGATGATCGGTGTGCTGGACTCGATCGCGGCGCAAGGAGGCGAGCGCAGCTCCCACGCGCGCACGGCGGAAGAGCTCGTCCAGCGCGCGCGAGCCATCCTCGAGGGGTTGGGCTCGCTGGAGCAGTCCGTAGCCACCAAGGCCCAGGCGCTCTCGCCGCGCCACGAGGCGTTCGCGGGGGCCATCCGGCTCGCCCCCGCGGACCCGCTGCCATGGCCGTTCCGTGCTCCGGAGCCCGAGCGGCTGTCGGCGTT carries:
- a CDS encoding OmpA/MotB family protein — translated: MQRRRNGGEESWLLSYADLITNLLLFFVVLLTAANLSKGKMQQIVKSISGSESPTSLESIRKEIDAQIAQKQMQELVRTNVTDDGLELSLNSGLVFDSGKAQIRPELEQTVTSMLQVLAPYSMKYSFAVEGHTDSTPIVSGGPFATNWELSSARAIVVRQRLEAAGLSRSRIRVEGYADTKPLPEEELTGLSPQERLARHRRVVVRIY
- a CDS encoding tetratricopeptide repeat protein; translation: MSRLLVLILSLPLLAACSARNYTYYLIEPAPQKHPALQEEGTLTRPLGFGSTTVMKVRWNDGNIITEVDVPVLSTGQRVVIEHGAGSPEVKTIPASRVVPPPPTQADSALIEAYRARGLRIDEGAPEVSITRARTLMQQAVKEGNYHLALEWCEAVLQRYKSHPEFLRAKASLLLMMGERDKAIEIYEQVEAIESDPEVRKKLEELQRQRK
- a CDS encoding MotA/TolQ/ExbB proton channel family protein; translated protein: MQIIGLVLLGFIVWFGFKDRGNAQVISAFDAHALVMVVVGSFSAVLVGSSRTNALRTLLCLRELIPGLQTFGKQTSAMELEREQFCTLWREGKRGQALALAEKSRFDAIKQLVDLILNRAPEVASSKEFLELRHEEISRWQPAIHNWEMLSKLGPAFGMVGTITGMIQLFRSMSADNLNIGAAMSLALLATLYGVAFGAGIAGPIGHLLNGLLDERLGFLERCEKSANELIARGGGLSRAESRAG